A stretch of Janibacter endophyticus DNA encodes these proteins:
- a CDS encoding 3-oxoacyl-ACP reductase, whose translation MGFEYGKFVSSGLGKQLATTFGLPRPTTLRRHKAGGALINGAVLLTGHGDAPLVPQLTALLEGEGVQVATQPSTSVAGVVVDMTTIETPADLESLRAIVAPALKTLAPTGRVIVIGRPVDEATSVAQSAARRALEGIVRSIGKEMRGGGTANTIYVAEGADAGVDASVRFFLSGRSAYVDAQVVHVDSPVGEVVQPQDWAKPLAGKVAVVTGAARGIGASIADVLARDGATVVCVDIPAAGGPLAEVANRLGGSALQLDVTSPDAGTKIVEHAQSLHGGFDIVVHNAGITRDKLLANTDAERWASVVDVNLRSILAMNEALVPAMNEGGHIVNVASIAGIAGNRGQTNYAASKAGVIGMTSALAQDDEILAKGITVNAVAPGFIETEMTAKVPFATREVGRLMNSLSQGGKPVDVAETIGWFAWDANRGVTGNTVRVCGQMMLGA comes from the coding sequence ATGGGATTTGAGTACGGCAAGTTCGTCAGCAGCGGTCTCGGCAAGCAGCTCGCCACGACCTTCGGCCTGCCTCGGCCGACCACCCTGCGTCGCCACAAGGCGGGCGGCGCCCTCATCAACGGTGCGGTCCTGCTCACCGGCCACGGCGACGCGCCGTTGGTCCCGCAGCTCACCGCGCTCCTCGAGGGCGAAGGGGTCCAGGTCGCGACCCAGCCGTCGACCTCGGTCGCCGGTGTCGTCGTCGACATGACGACCATCGAGACCCCGGCCGACCTCGAGTCGCTCCGCGCGATCGTCGCGCCGGCGCTGAAGACGCTCGCCCCGACCGGCCGGGTCATCGTCATCGGCCGCCCGGTCGACGAGGCCACCTCGGTCGCGCAGTCGGCCGCGCGCCGCGCGCTCGAGGGCATCGTCCGATCCATCGGCAAGGAGATGCGTGGCGGCGGTACCGCCAACACCATCTACGTCGCCGAGGGCGCCGACGCCGGCGTCGACGCGAGCGTGCGCTTCTTCCTCTCCGGCCGGTCGGCCTACGTCGACGCGCAGGTCGTCCACGTCGACTCCCCGGTCGGCGAGGTCGTCCAGCCGCAGGACTGGGCCAAGCCGCTCGCCGGCAAGGTCGCCGTCGTCACCGGTGCCGCGCGCGGCATCGGCGCCTCGATCGCCGACGTCCTCGCCCGTGACGGCGCGACCGTCGTGTGCGTCGACATCCCGGCCGCCGGCGGCCCGCTCGCCGAGGTCGCCAACCGTCTCGGCGGCAGCGCCCTCCAGCTCGACGTCACCTCGCCCGACGCGGGCACGAAGATCGTCGAGCACGCGCAGTCGCTGCACGGCGGCTTCGACATCGTCGTGCACAACGCCGGCATCACCCGCGACAAGCTGCTCGCGAACACCGACGCCGAGCGCTGGGCCTCCGTCGTCGACGTCAACCTCAGGTCCATCCTCGCGATGAACGAGGCGCTCGTCCCGGCGATGAACGAGGGCGGTCACATCGTCAACGTCGCCTCGATCGCCGGCATCGCGGGCAACCGTGGCCAGACGAACTACGCGGCCTCCAAGGCCGGCGTCATCGGCATGACCTCGGCGCTCGCCCAGGACGACGAGATCCTCGCCAAGGGGATCACCGTCAACGCGGTTGCCCCGGGCTTCATCGAGACCGAGATGACGGCGAAGGTCCCCTTCGCCACCCGTGAGGTCGGGCGCCTCATGAACTCGCTCTCGCAGGGCGGCAAGCCGGTCGACGTCGCCGAGACCATCGGCTGGTTCGCGTGGGACGCCAACCGTGGCGTCACCGGCAACACGGTCCGCGTCTGCGGCCAGATGATGCTGGGCGCCTGA